Proteins encoded in a region of the Campylobacter geochelonis genome:
- the secF gene encoding protein translocase subunit SecF, whose protein sequence is MQIFDKNKIYDFMGYRHVVLAISVFLMVGSMFLFFTKGFNYGIDFSGGTLIQIKYEGAAPLDDIRKKLESVEALKGASVTEFGSSDEVTIRYSGSSDSLGVNPGASVSKILEGTGKFEIRRVDVVGPKVGDDLRKSGIMALSVSLLLILIYIAFRFEWRFALAAIASEIHDVIITVGAIIFFNIDVNLDTLAAVLTIVGYSLNDTIIVFDRIREGVQESKESDMKHVINEAVSRTLSRTILTSFTTLISVVILFFYGGDMIYGFSLIMLVGVLVGTASSVFIAAQALVWLKFNVVNYRASLAEKKRKAKEKEKMRSMYEKGMV, encoded by the coding sequence ATGCAGATATTTGATAAAAACAAAATTTATGATTTTATGGGTTATCGCCATGTAGTTCTTGCTATATCTGTATTTTTGATGGTTGGTTCGATGTTTTTGTTCTTTACAAAAGGCTTTAACTACGGAATAGACTTTTCAGGCGGAACACTAATACAAATCAAGTATGAAGGCGCTGCGCCACTTGATGATATTAGAAAAAAGCTAGAGAGCGTTGAGGCGCTAAAAGGAGCAAGCGTAACTGAGTTTGGAAGTAGTGATGAAGTTACTATAAGATACTCTGGCTCTTCGGACTCGCTTGGTGTAAATCCAGGAGCGAGTGTTAGTAAAATTTTAGAAGGAACTGGCAAATTTGAGATAAGAAGGGTTGATGTCGTTGGTCCAAAAGTTGGCGATGACTTAAGAAAAAGCGGTATTATGGCGCTTAGCGTATCGCTACTTTTGATTCTTATATATATAGCTTTTAGGTTTGAGTGGAGATTTGCACTTGCTGCAATCGCTTCTGAAATTCACGATGTTATCATAACGGTTGGAGCTATAATTTTCTTTAACATAGATGTAAACCTTGACACACTCGCTGCTGTTTTAACGATAGTTGGTTACTCGCTAAATGATACTATTATTGTATTTGATAGGATTAGAGAGGGCGTTCAAGAGAGCAAAGAAAGTGATATGAAACATGTTATTAACGAAGCTGTTTCAAGAACGCTTTCAAGAACGATTTTAACATCATTTACAACCCTAATCAGCGTTGTAATCTTGTTCTTCTATGGTGGAGATATGATATATGGGTTCTCTTTGATTATGCTAGTTGGCGTTTTGGTTGGAACTGCAAGTTCTGTATTTATTGCAGCTCAAGCGCTAGTTTGGCTTAAATTTAACGTTGTTAACTATAGGGCATCTTTGGCTGAGAAAAAAAGAAAAGCAAAAGAGAAAGAAAAAATGCGCTCTATGTATGAAAAAGGCATGGTTTAA
- the secD gene encoding protein translocase subunit SecD — protein MRSGKITYRLIIFFIATIFSIVFSIPSFLQLDKGHKINLGLDLQGGLHMLLGVETNEAIHSKIKSVASSVSYSANKDDLLMDGFRIEKTFFEFTILDPDEASKFDAILKNINGLNIQKNGENYNVSLTPEEEIATKEYAIDQAVETIRNRLDQFGLAEPIVARQGKEDILVEIPGVKTQEDEQRAKDLIAKAAHLQLMALDDKRQDQAGSMSHAEAASYGDILLDDAKAPQVKYVVKQIPVLDGGMLVDAKVAFDQHTNQPIINFTLNSEGAAIFGDFTGKNVGKRLAIVLDNKVYSAPRINERIGGGSGQISGGFTLEEARDVAIALRSGALLAPVKLLEKRSIGPSLGQESIDQSTKALVGASILIVLFMMFYYGLAGVIANIALVVNILLLVSVMALFGATLTLPGMAGIVLTVGMAVDANVIINERIREILREGGNIRTSIKKGYENAMSAIIDSNLTTLITSAALYAYGTGPVKGFAVTMSIGIIASMLTAILGTHGIFDLLMEKMEKSQNAKLWFGYKVRKATNADI, from the coding sequence ATGCGTAGTGGTAAGATAACTTATAGACTTATTATATTTTTTATAGCGACGATTTTTTCTATTGTTTTTTCCATACCATCTTTTTTACAGCTTGATAAGGGTCATAAGATAAATTTAGGACTTGATTTACAAGGTGGACTTCACATGCTTTTAGGCGTTGAAACCAACGAAGCAATCCACTCGAAAATCAAGTCAGTCGCCTCAAGTGTGAGTTATTCAGCGAACAAAGATGACTTGCTTATGGATGGCTTTAGGATAGAAAAAACTTTTTTTGAATTTACTATCCTAGATCCAGATGAAGCTAGTAAATTTGATGCTATTCTTAAAAATATAAATGGTTTAAACATTCAAAAAAATGGCGAAAACTACAATGTTTCCTTAACTCCAGAAGAAGAAATTGCTACAAAAGAGTATGCGATAGATCAAGCCGTTGAGACTATAAGAAACAGACTAGATCAGTTTGGTTTGGCTGAACCTATAGTAGCAAGGCAGGGGAAAGAGGATATTTTAGTTGAGATTCCTGGTGTTAAAACGCAAGAAGATGAGCAACGAGCTAAGGATTTGATAGCTAAAGCAGCTCATTTGCAACTTATGGCACTAGATGATAAAAGGCAAGATCAAGCAGGCTCGATGAGCCATGCAGAAGCCGCAAGTTATGGAGATATACTTTTAGATGATGCAAAAGCACCGCAAGTGAAGTATGTTGTAAAACAAATTCCAGTTCTTGATGGTGGAATGCTTGTCGATGCTAAAGTCGCGTTTGATCAGCACACAAATCAACCTATTATAAATTTCACACTTAATTCAGAAGGCGCTGCTATTTTTGGTGATTTTACCGGTAAAAATGTCGGAAAACGACTTGCTATCGTGCTTGATAACAAAGTCTATTCGGCTCCTCGTATAAATGAGCGAATCGGTGGTGGAAGTGGGCAGATAAGTGGCGGATTTACCCTAGAAGAGGCAAGAGATGTAGCTATAGCGCTTCGATCTGGCGCACTTTTAGCTCCTGTTAAGCTACTTGAAAAAAGAAGTATAGGGCCAAGCTTAGGACAAGAAAGTATAGATCAAAGTACAAAAGCCTTAGTTGGCGCTTCGATTTTGATAGTTTTGTTTATGATGTTTTACTATGGACTTGCTGGAGTTATAGCAAATATAGCTTTGGTTGTTAATATCTTGCTTTTAGTTTCGGTTATGGCGCTCTTTGGCGCGACTTTAACCCTGCCTGGAATGGCTGGTATAGTATTAACTGTCGGTATGGCAGTTGATGCCAATGTTATCATAAATGAGCGTATAAGGGAAATCCTGCGAGAAGGGGGAAATATACGCACGAGTATCAAAAAAGGTTATGAAAATGCCATGAGTGCGATTATCGACTCAAACCTTACGACATTGATAACTTCGGCTGCGTTATACGCATATGGAACTGGCCCAGTAAAGGGCTTTGCTGTTACTATGAGTATCGGTATCATAGCTTCGATGCTAACTGCGATTTTAGGAACTCATGGAATTTTTGATTTGTTAATGGAAAAAATGGAAAAAAGCCAAAATGCAAAATTATGGTTTGGTTATAAAGTAAGAAAGGCTACAAATGCAGATATTTGA
- a CDS encoding DUF6394 family protein, translated as MNWGRVIHVFFALMSLTTIAGYLYENSGIALFIAASVNMISTLLKIGVRNLLSAELFASSLVADLHLIPAFAIYITSQNMSLVYSLVISAGVANIFSLALMVVEAAKDRDEF; from the coding sequence ATGAACTGGGGACGAGTTATTCATGTATTTTTTGCTCTGATGAGCCTTACTACTATAGCGGGTTATCTGTATGAGAATAGTGGCATTGCGCTTTTTATAGCAGCAAGTGTAAACATGATATCGACGCTTCTAAAAATAGGCGTTAGAAATCTCCTCTCAGCAGAGCTTTTTGCAAGTTCGTTGGTTGCGGACTTGCACCTTATACCAGCTTTTGCTATCTATATAACGAGTCAAAATATGTCTTTAGTATACTCACTTGTTATAAGCGCAGGTGTTGCAAACATATTTTCACTAGCTTTAATGGTGGTAGAAGCAGCCAAAGATAGAGATGAATTTTAG